The Dehalococcoidia bacterium genome has a window encoding:
- a CDS encoding recombinase family protein, with amino-acid sequence MRGAEFVAELGPSFAALRAAGCSRQPKVEATASARDGSRCSGCARTSTTSSQPAARTGTKRRSTSSRRSPARTRCAATICSGSSQTSPPGASPRSACTALDRISRSVADFLKFFEVLNQYDVEFVCLKQNYDTTSPQGKLFITIMMALAQFEREQAAERTRDATAARADRGLWNGGQLLGYDLDANARGTSYPMRTKSLW; translated from the coding sequence CTGCGGGGGGCCGAGTTCGTCGCAGAACTCGGCCCTTCATTTGCGGCTCTGCGTGCCGCGGGCTGCTCGCGCCAACCGAAAGTAGAAGCTACCGCGTCGGCACGTGACGGATCTCGCTGCAGCGGCTGCGCGCGCACATCGACTACAAGTTCACAGCCTGCCGCGAGGACTGGAACGAAGCGGCGGTCTACGAGCTCAAGGCGATCTCCGGCAAGGACGCGTTGCGCAGCCACGATATGCAGCGGCTCTTCGCAGACATCGCCGCCGGGCGCATCGCCACGGTCGGCCTGCACGGCGCTCGACCGGATCAGCCGTTCCGTCGCGGACTTCCTGAAGTTCTTCGAGGTGCTCAACCAGTACGACGTGGAGTTCGTCTGCCTCAAGCAGAACTACGACACCACGAGCCCGCAGGGGAAGTTGTTCATCACGATCATGATGGCGCTCGCCCAGTTCGAGCGAGAGCAGGCGGCAGAGCGAACGCGCGATGCGACAGCTGCGCGTGCCGATCGCGGTCTGTGGAACGGCGGTCAGCTGTTAGGCTACGACCTCGACGCAAACGCAAGGGGAACCTCGTACCCAATGCGGACGAAGTCGCTCTGGTGA
- a CDS encoding recombinase family protein has product MNFAFDSYLASGSIKLTMQALNSRGYRTKSYTSRRERHHPGSAFTTSSTQYLLKNPAYIAKKEINKSAKVRGKREYKMVDAICRPSSMSQVRGRPAPDEVKWQVEPQRGFTDAPHVRAEPGTPALWPLPYCDGGAERHGTGRRQVLLLRLPPRRMLVESHGTGSRRRRPRAAARTGIRRWAAGCDRRADESAPGKGIAFP; this is encoded by the coding sequence GTGAACTTCGCCTTCGACAGCTACCTGGCGTCAGGATCGATCAAACTGACGATGCAGGCACTGAACAGCCGCGGCTATCGCACGAAGTCGTACACCTCTCGCAGGGAACGCCACCACCCCGGCAGCGCGTTCACGACGTCATCGACGCAGTACCTCCTGAAGAATCCCGCCTACATCGCCAAGAAGGAGATCAACAAGTCGGCCAAGGTGCGCGGCAAGCGCGAGTACAAGATGGTCGACGCGATCTGCCGGCCGTCGTCGATGTCGCAAGTTCGAGGCCGTCCAGCGCCTGATGAAGTCAAATGGCAAGTCGAACCACAACGGGGCTTCACCGACGCGCCACACGTACGTGCTGAGCCAGGGACTCCTGCACTGTGGCCGCTGCCATACTGCGATGGAGGGGCGGAGCGGCACGGGACGGGGCGGCGTCAAGTACTTCTACTACGTCTGCCTCCGCGACGGATGCTCGTTGAAAGTCACGGCACCGGAAGTCGAAGACGCCGTCCTCGCGCGGCTGCGAGAACTGGCATCCGAAGATGGGCTGCTGGATGCGATCGTCGCGCAGACGAATCGGCGCCTGGCAAAGGAATTGCCTTCCCTTGA